In a single window of the Streptomyces sp. NBC_00094 genome:
- a CDS encoding bifunctional nuclease family protein, translating into MNELDVVGVRVEMPSNQPIVLLREVGGDRYLPIWIGPGEATAIAFAQQGMAPPRPLTHDLFKDVLEAVGQELTEVRITDLRDGVFYAELVFASGVEVSARPSDAIALALRTGTPIYGSDGVLDDAGIAIPDEQEDEVEKFREFLDQISPEDFGTNSQ; encoded by the coding sequence GTGAACGAGCTCGACGTTGTGGGTGTCCGGGTGGAAATGCCCTCCAACCAGCCGATCGTGCTCCTGCGGGAAGTGGGAGGCGATCGGTACCTCCCCATCTGGATCGGACCGGGTGAGGCGACCGCGATCGCCTTCGCCCAGCAGGGGATGGCCCCTCCGCGGCCGCTGACGCACGACCTGTTCAAGGACGTGCTGGAGGCCGTGGGGCAGGAGCTCACCGAGGTCCGCATCACGGATCTGCGTGACGGGGTCTTCTACGCCGAGCTGGTCTTCGCCAGCGGCGTCGAGGTGAGCGCCAGGCCGTCCGACGCGATAGCGCTGGCCCTGCGGACCGGGACGCCGATCTACGGCAGTGACGGTGTGCTGGACGACGCCGGTATCGCGATTCCGGACGAGCAGGAGGACGAGGTCGAGAAGTTCCGCGAATTTCTCGACCAGATCTCACCGGAGGACTTCGGGACCAACAGCCAGTGA
- a CDS encoding MerR family transcriptional regulator, with product MLRTPTGGAGSGTATAGDGLVSIGTVLNRLRDEFPEVTISKIRFLEAEGLVEPLRTASGYRKFSPQDVERLAQILRMQRDHYLPLKVIREHLDALARGEQIALPAPGRRGEVLDGPWEQDGERPTAARIGRAELLAATEVTEAELAEWESYGLLAEARGGGYDAEAVTVVRLVADLGRFGLEPRHLRGMKAAADREAGLLEQMVAPLRRHRNPQTRAHAEATAKELAELSVRLHATFVRTALGIRLQ from the coding sequence ATGCTGCGAACACCGACGGGCGGTGCCGGATCCGGCACCGCCACCGCGGGCGACGGGCTGGTGAGCATCGGGACGGTGCTGAACCGGCTGCGCGACGAATTTCCCGAAGTGACGATCTCGAAGATCCGGTTCCTGGAGGCCGAGGGGCTCGTCGAGCCCCTGCGCACGGCGTCCGGGTACCGGAAGTTCAGCCCGCAGGACGTGGAGCGGCTCGCTCAGATCCTGCGGATGCAGCGGGACCACTATCTTCCGCTGAAGGTCATCCGTGAGCACCTCGATGCCCTCGCCCGTGGCGAGCAGATCGCGCTGCCGGCGCCCGGGCGCCGGGGCGAGGTACTCGACGGGCCCTGGGAGCAGGACGGCGAACGTCCTACGGCCGCGCGCATCGGCAGGGCCGAGCTGCTCGCCGCCACGGAGGTCACCGAGGCCGAGCTCGCCGAGTGGGAGTCGTACGGGCTGCTCGCCGAGGCGAGGGGCGGCGGCTACGACGCCGAGGCCGTCACGGTCGTCAGACTTGTCGCGGATCTGGGGAGATTCGGTCTCGAACCGCGTCACCTGCGGGGCATGAAGGCGGCCGCAGACCGGGAGGCCGGGCTGCTCGAACAGATGGTCGCGCCCTTGCGTCGGCACCGTAATCCGCAGACCAGAGCACATGCGGAGGCCACCGCGAAGGAGCTCGCCGAGCTGTCGGTGAGGCTGCATGCGACGTTCGTGCGGACGGCTCTGGGCATCCGGCTCCAGTGA
- a CDS encoding FHA domain-containing protein, with protein sequence MSGGYGRCEGVRVGRCDGSRFVLPHGRVCFGQGESPVKLFAKLFGKSAREDGGNARHRAPRHAQSEEQGGERPLFRDEVDGQGGDISGAEGASSVDPAGAARIGFGEPSTSSTGGGFTPDPYATQTSAGLPRQEDASMPVCTRCGHRNAADSRFCSHCGTPLRGGVAPERASETTSTISISGLEAYEAEVTGQTPLPSLSPEALAAVEALPLGSALLVVRRGPNSGSRFLLDGELTTAGRHPQSDIFLDDFTVSRRHVEFRRAQDGSFTVADVGSLNGTYVNREPIESVVLSNGDEVQIGKYRLVFYSSQRGV encoded by the coding sequence CTGTCCGGAGGATACGGACGTTGTGAAGGTGTCCGGGTCGGCAGGTGTGATGGATCTCGGTTCGTCCTGCCCCACGGGCGGGTCTGTTTCGGTCAAGGGGAATCGCCCGTGAAGTTGTTTGCGAAGTTGTTCGGCAAGAGCGCACGCGAGGACGGCGGCAACGCCAGGCACCGCGCGCCGCGCCATGCCCAGAGCGAGGAGCAGGGCGGCGAGCGCCCGCTCTTCCGCGATGAGGTCGATGGTCAGGGCGGTGACATTTCGGGCGCTGAGGGCGCGTCGTCTGTTGACCCGGCCGGGGCTGCCCGCATAGGTTTCGGGGAACCATCAACCTCAAGTACGGGTGGAGGGTTTACCCCCGACCCGTACGCGACACAGACCTCCGCGGGGCTGCCGCGGCAGGAGGATGCGTCCATGCCGGTGTGTACGAGGTGCGGTCATCGCAACGCGGCCGACAGTCGCTTCTGCTCCCACTGCGGTACGCCGTTGCGGGGCGGGGTCGCCCCCGAGCGTGCGTCCGAGACGACGTCGACGATCTCCATCTCGGGGCTCGAGGCGTACGAAGCGGAGGTCACCGGCCAGACTCCCCTTCCGTCGCTGTCTCCCGAGGCGCTCGCGGCCGTGGAGGCACTGCCTCTGGGTTCCGCGCTCCTCGTGGTGCGCCGGGGGCCGAACTCCGGCAGCCGGTTCCTGCTCGACGGAGAGCTGACGACGGCCGGCCGTCACCCGCAGAGCGACATCTTCCTGGACGACTTCACCGTCTCCCGGCGTCATGTCGAGTTCCGGCGGGCCCAGGACGGCAGCTTCACCGTCGCCGATGTCGGCAGCCTCAACGGCACGTACGTCAACCGTGAGCCGATCGAATCGGTCGTTCTGTCCAACGGCGACGAGGTGCAGATCGGCAAGTACCGGCTGGTCTTCTACTCGAGCCAGCGAGGCGTGTGA
- a CDS encoding DUF881 domain-containing protein produces MRPMSENPQTPENSENPEKPENLRKPENPESPEISEGSGSSEGRQEREASQGAEATQDPEPSRKAEKPGEAAESAESADSASVPSPEKGGTSESVAPVSPVAPAGAGSPSGRRRLASALWPPRVTRAQLIVALLLFVLGLGLAIQVSSTSENSALRGARQEDLVRILDELDDRTQRLEDEKARLEKQRSELESSSDQAEEARKQTQEKEQQLGILAGTVAAEGPGITLTVGDPTGAVESDMLLDAIQELRAAGAEAIQVNGVRVVADSYFTGSGDDMRIDGTKVTAPYVFKVIGKPEDLEPALNIPGGVVQTLEKEQATATVERSAKIVVDALRPAKRPDYAQSSSE; encoded by the coding sequence GTGAGGCCGATGAGCGAGAACCCTCAGACGCCTGAGAACTCCGAGAACCCCGAGAAGCCCGAGAACCTCCGGAAGCCCGAGAACCCCGAGAGCCCCGAGATTTCGGAGGGTTCCGGGAGCTCCGAGGGCCGGCAGGAGCGTGAAGCCTCGCAGGGCGCGGAAGCGACGCAGGACCCCGAGCCTTCCCGGAAGGCGGAGAAGCCCGGGGAGGCCGCGGAGTCCGCGGAGTCCGCGGACTCCGCGAGCGTCCCGAGCCCCGAGAAGGGCGGGACGTCGGAGTCCGTCGCTCCCGTCTCTCCCGTCGCGCCGGCCGGGGCCGGGTCGCCGAGTGGGCGGCGTAGGCTCGCCTCCGCTCTGTGGCCGCCGCGGGTCACGCGCGCCCAACTCATCGTCGCCCTGCTGCTGTTCGTCCTCGGACTCGGCCTCGCCATCCAGGTCTCCTCGACCAGCGAGAACAGCGCGCTGCGCGGGGCGCGGCAGGAGGACCTGGTGCGGATCCTCGACGAGCTCGACGACCGTACGCAGCGCCTGGAGGACGAGAAGGCGCGGCTGGAGAAGCAGCGGTCCGAGCTGGAGTCCAGCTCGGACCAGGCCGAAGAGGCGCGCAAGCAGACCCAGGAGAAGGAGCAGCAGCTCGGGATCCTCGCCGGCACGGTCGCCGCCGAGGGGCCGGGGATCACGCTCACCGTGGGGGACCCCACCGGTGCCGTCGAGTCGGACATGCTGCTCGACGCCATCCAGGAGCTGCGGGCCGCGGGTGCCGAGGCGATCCAGGTCAACGGTGTGCGGGTGGTGGCGGACAGTTATTTCACCGGTAGCGGTGACGACATGCGGATCGATGGAACGAAGGTGACCGCTCCGTACGTCTTCAAGGTCATCGGCAAGCCGGAGGATCTCGAGCCCGCGCTCAACATCCCCGGCGGTGTCGTCCAGACTCTGGAGAAGGAGCAGGCCACAGCCACGGTGGAGCGGTCGGCGAAGATCGTCGTCGACGCCTTGCGACCCGCGAAGCGGCCTGACTACGCTCAGTCGTCCTCGGAGTGA
- a CDS encoding small basic family protein: MIAVLGLIVGVVVGLLVRPEVPAVVEPYLPIAVVAALDAVFGGLRAMLDGIFVDKVFVVSFLSNVVVAALIVFLGDKLGVGAQLSTGVVVVLGIRIFSNAAAIRRHVFRA; the protein is encoded by the coding sequence GTGATCGCCGTACTGGGCCTGATCGTCGGAGTCGTGGTCGGACTGTTGGTCCGACCCGAGGTTCCGGCGGTGGTCGAGCCCTATCTTCCGATCGCCGTGGTCGCCGCCCTTGACGCGGTCTTCGGCGGTCTTCGGGCCATGCTCGACGGCATCTTCGTCGACAAGGTCTTCGTGGTGTCGTTCCTCTCGAACGTCGTCGTCGCCGCGCTGATCGTCTTCCTCGGCGACAAGCTGGGCGTGGGCGCGCAGCTGTCGACCGGTGTGGTCGTCGTGCTCGGTATCCGGATCTTCTCCAACGCGGCCGCCATCCGGCGCCACGTGTTCCGGGCGTGA
- a CDS encoding DUF881 domain-containing protein: MSQQPPVRSTGSPPPRPDASMSLLNNVIDHALDDGYAEATARREAEGGGLPRTLRAKLGVAVGLVLAAAVVTVGAAEARISAPVVAKERQDLIDRIEGETSAADQLERDVERIRTEVGARQRQALEQHGGDQAELVGLLSGATPVHGPGVKLVVDDAKGTDTGGGGPRESSGFSDTGRVRDRDMQRVVNGLWESGAEAVSINGQRLTSLSAIRAAGDAILVDNKPLVPPYTVLAIGDGQRLSTAFQDSADGQYLHALVENFGIRSSISAEGDVRLPAAPSLTVRTAEPRGAGATPSGRATADTGKGTS; this comes from the coding sequence ATGTCGCAGCAGCCCCCCGTTCGGAGCACCGGATCACCGCCGCCGCGCCCGGACGCGTCGATGTCGCTGCTGAACAACGTGATCGACCACGCGCTCGACGACGGCTACGCGGAGGCCACGGCCCGGCGCGAGGCCGAGGGCGGTGGTCTGCCCCGTACCCTGCGTGCCAAGCTCGGTGTCGCCGTCGGCCTCGTGCTGGCCGCGGCCGTGGTGACCGTGGGTGCCGCCGAGGCGCGGATCTCGGCGCCGGTGGTCGCCAAAGAGCGGCAGGACCTGATCGACCGGATCGAGGGGGAGACCTCGGCAGCCGATCAGCTGGAGCGGGACGTCGAGCGGATCCGGACCGAGGTCGGGGCACGGCAGCGGCAGGCGCTGGAGCAGCACGGCGGGGACCAGGCGGAGCTCGTGGGTCTGCTCTCGGGGGCGACCCCGGTGCACGGCCCCGGGGTGAAACTGGTCGTCGACGACGCCAAGGGCACCGACACCGGTGGCGGCGGACCGCGGGAGAGCAGTGGCTTCTCGGACACGGGGCGCGTCCGCGACCGGGACATGCAGCGGGTGGTCAACGGCTTGTGGGAGTCCGGCGCCGAAGCCGTCTCGATCAACGGGCAGCGGCTGACGTCGCTGTCCGCGATCCGGGCCGCCGGTGACGCCATACTGGTCGACAACAAGCCGCTGGTGCCGCCGTACACCGTCCTTGCGATCGGGGACGGACAGCGGCTGAGCACAGCGTTCCAGGACAGCGCCGACGGGCAGTATCTGCACGCGCTGGTGGAGAACTTCGGGATCAGGAGCAGCATCTCGGCCGAGGGCGACGTGCGCCTGCCGGCCGCGCCGAGCCTGACCGTACGGACAGCAGAGCCGAGGGGGGCCGGGGCGACGCCTTCCGGCCGGGCCACGGCTGACACAGGGAAGGGCACATCGTGA
- a CDS encoding mannose-1-phosphate guanyltransferase, with the protein MKAVVMAGGEGTRLRPMTSSMPKPLLPVVNRPIMEHVLRLLKRHGLNETVVTVQFLASLVRNYFGDGEELGMELTYANEEKPLGTAGSVKNAEEALKDDAFLVISGDALTDFDLTDLIAFHKEKGALVTVCLTRVPNPLEFGITIVDEGGKVERFLEKPTWGQVFSDTVNTGIYVMEPEVFDYVAADTSVDWSGDVFPQLMKDGKPIYGYIAEGYWEDVGTHESYVKAQADVLEGKVQVDIDGFEISQGVWVAEGAEVHPDAVLRGPLYIGDYAKVEAGAEIREHTVIGSNVVVKSGAFLHKAVVHDNVYIGEQCNLRGCVIGKNTDIMRAARIEDGAVIGDECLVGEESIVQGNVRVYPFKTIEAGAFVNTSVIWESRGQAHLFGARGVSGILNVEITPELAVRLAGAYATTLKKGATVTTARDHSRGARALKRAVISALQASAIDVRDLENVPLPVARQQTARGSAGGIMVRTSPGVPDSVDIMFFDERGADLSQAGQRKLDRVFARQEYRRAFPGEIGDLSFPASVFDSYTGSLLRNVDTTGIAEAGLKVVVDASNGSAGLVLPSLLGRLQVDSLTINPGLDESRPTESVESRRAGLVRLGEIVASARAAFGVRFDPVGERLSLVDERGRIIEDDRALLVMLDLVAAERRSGRVALPVTTTRIAEQVAAYHGTQVEWTTTSPDDLTRVGREESTIFGGDGRGGFIVPEFSSVFDGAAAFVRLIGLVARTQLTLSQIDARIPRAHVLKKDIATPWAVKGLVMRRVVEAAGNRSVDTTDGVRVVEADGRWVMVLPDPAEAVTHLWAEGPDDASAQALLDEWAEVVDSAGR; encoded by the coding sequence ATGAAGGCCGTCGTGATGGCCGGTGGCGAAGGAACCCGACTTCGCCCCATGACATCGAGCATGCCCAAGCCTCTTCTGCCGGTGGTGAACCGGCCGATCATGGAGCACGTCCTGCGACTGCTCAAGAGGCACGGTCTCAACGAGACCGTCGTCACCGTGCAGTTTCTCGCCTCCCTCGTCAGGAACTACTTCGGCGACGGCGAAGAGCTCGGGATGGAGCTCACGTACGCCAACGAGGAGAAGCCGCTCGGTACAGCGGGCAGTGTCAAGAATGCCGAGGAAGCGTTGAAGGACGACGCTTTTCTCGTCATCTCGGGTGACGCGCTCACAGATTTCGATCTCACCGATCTCATCGCCTTCCACAAGGAGAAGGGCGCCCTTGTCACGGTCTGTCTGACCAGGGTGCCGAATCCTCTGGAATTCGGTATCACCATCGTGGACGAAGGGGGAAAGGTCGAGCGTTTCCTGGAGAAGCCCACATGGGGGCAGGTCTTCTCGGACACGGTGAACACGGGCATCTACGTGATGGAGCCCGAGGTGTTCGACTACGTCGCGGCGGATACTTCCGTGGACTGGTCGGGTGATGTCTTCCCGCAGCTCATGAAGGACGGCAAGCCGATCTACGGCTATATCGCCGAGGGCTACTGGGAGGACGTGGGCACCCACGAAAGCTATGTGAAGGCCCAGGCGGACGTTCTCGAGGGCAAGGTCCAGGTCGACATCGACGGCTTCGAGATCTCCCAGGGCGTGTGGGTGGCGGAAGGCGCAGAGGTGCATCCGGACGCCGTGCTGCGCGGGCCGCTCTACATCGGTGACTACGCCAAGGTCGAGGCCGGCGCCGAGATCCGGGAGCACACCGTCATCGGGTCGAACGTGGTCGTGAAGAGCGGGGCCTTCCTGCACAAGGCCGTCGTGCACGACAACGTCTACATCGGCGAGCAGTGCAATCTGCGCGGCTGTGTGATCGGAAAGAACACCGACATCATGCGGGCGGCCCGGATCGAGGACGGGGCCGTCATCGGGGACGAGTGCCTGGTCGGCGAAGAATCGATCGTGCAGGGGAACGTACGGGTCTATCCGTTCAAGACGATCGAGGCCGGTGCCTTCGTCAACACCTCGGTCATCTGGGAGTCGCGGGGGCAGGCCCATCTCTTCGGGGCGCGCGGGGTCTCCGGCATCCTCAACGTGGAGATCACGCCGGAGCTGGCCGTACGTCTGGCCGGGGCCTACGCGACGACGCTGAAGAAGGGCGCGACCGTCACCACGGCCCGTGACCACTCCCGAGGTGCCCGGGCGCTGAAACGGGCGGTGATCTCGGCCTTGCAGGCCAGCGCCATCGACGTACGGGATCTGGAGAACGTGCCGCTGCCGGTGGCCCGGCAGCAGACCGCGCGCGGAAGCGCCGGCGGGATCATGGTGCGGACCTCGCCCGGTGTGCCGGACTCGGTGGACATCATGTTCTTCGACGAGCGAGGGGCGGACCTCTCCCAGGCCGGGCAGCGGAAGCTGGACCGGGTGTTCGCGAGGCAGGAGTACCGGCGGGCCTTCCCGGGGGAGATCGGGGACCTCTCGTTCCCGGCGAGCGTCTTCGACTCGTACACCGGGTCGCTGTTGCGGAACGTCGACACCACCGGGATCGCGGAGGCCGGGCTGAAGGTCGTCGTGGACGCCTCCAACGGCAGTGCCGGGCTCGTCCTGCCGAGCCTGCTCGGTCGGCTCCAGGTGGACTCGCTGACGATCAACCCCGGGCTCGACGAGTCCCGACCCACCGAGTCGGTGGAGAGCCGGCGGGCCGGGCTCGTACGGCTGGGGGAGATCGTGGCGTCGGCGCGGGCGGCCTTCGGCGTGCGGTTCGACCCGGTCGGTGAGCGGCTGTCGCTCGTGGACGAGCGAGGGCGGATCATCGAGGACGACCGGGCGCTCCTGGTGATGCTGGACCTGGTGGCGGCCGAGCGGCGGTCGGGGCGGGTCGCGCTGCCCGTGACGACCACGAGGATCGCCGAGCAGGTCGCCGCGTACCACGGCACCCAGGTGGAGTGGACGACGACCTCGCCCGACGACCTCACGCGCGTGGGGCGTGAGGAGTCGACGATCTTCGGTGGCGACGGGCGCGGCGGGTTCATCGTGCCCGAGTTCAGCAGCGTCTTCGACGGCGCGGCCGCCTTCGTGCGGCTGATCGGTCTCGTGGCGCGGACGCAGCTCACGCTGAGCCAGATCGACGCGCGGATTCCGCGTGCGCACGTGCTGAAGAAGGACATCGCCACCCCGTGGGCCGTGAAGGGGCTGGTGATGCGCCGGGTGGTCGAGGCGGCCGGCAACCGCTCGGTGGACACCACCGACGGTGTGCGGGTGGTGGAGGCCGACGGGCGCTGGGTGATGGTGTTGCCCGACCCCGCCGAGGCCGTCACCCATCTGTGGGCGGAGGGCCCCGACGACGCCTCCGCACAGGCGCTGCTCGACGAGTGGGCCGAGGTGGTCGACAGCGCAGGTCGCTGA
- a CDS encoding CDP-alcohol phosphatidyltransferase family protein — MEVQETRVQTDRVLTIPNILSMARLLGVPLFLWLILRPEFGGPNSDGWALLVLMLSGVSDYLDGKLARRWNQISNLGRLLDPAADRLYILSTLVGLTWREILPLWLTAALLAREAMLLVMVGILRRHGYPPPQVNFLGKAATFNLMYAFPLLLLSDGTGWLSSLAEVFGWAFAGWGTTLYWWAGILYVVQVRRLVKADTAAD, encoded by the coding sequence GTGGAGGTCCAGGAGACTCGCGTTCAGACCGACCGGGTCCTCACCATCCCCAACATTCTCAGCATGGCGCGTCTTCTCGGCGTGCCGCTGTTTCTGTGGCTCATTCTCCGTCCGGAGTTCGGCGGCCCCAACAGTGACGGGTGGGCGCTGCTCGTTCTGATGCTCAGCGGTGTCAGCGACTATCTCGACGGCAAGCTCGCCAGGCGCTGGAACCAGATCAGCAACCTCGGCCGGCTGCTTGACCCCGCCGCGGACCGGCTGTACATCCTGTCCACGCTCGTGGGGCTCACCTGGCGCGAGATCCTGCCGTTGTGGCTGACCGCAGCCCTCCTGGCGCGCGAGGCCATGCTGCTGGTCATGGTGGGAATCCTCCGCCGACACGGCTACCCGCCGCCGCAGGTGAACTTCCTCGGGAAAGCTGCGACCTTCAACTTGATGTACGCGTTCCCGTTGCTGCTTCTCAGTGACGGAACGGGCTGGCTTTCGTCACTCGCCGAAGTTTTCGGGTGGGCCTTCGCCGGATGGGGTACAACTCTGTATTGGTGGGCAGGGATCCTCTACGTGGTCCAGGTCCGTCGACTCGTGAAGGCGGATACCGCGGCCGATTGA
- a CDS encoding PTS glucose transporter subunit IIA, with amino-acid sequence MTTVTSPLVGRAIGLAAVPDPVFSGAMVGPGTAIDPVREPSEAVSPIDGVIVSMHPHAFVVVDAEGHGVLTHLGIDTVQLNGEGFELLVNKGDTVTRGQAVVRWNPAAVEAAGKSAICPIVALEATADSLSDVVEDGDVKAGDQLFNWS; translated from the coding sequence ATGACAACCGTGACGTCGCCGCTTGTTGGACGCGCCATCGGTCTCGCCGCAGTTCCCGACCCGGTCTTCTCCGGTGCGATGGTCGGTCCCGGTACCGCCATCGATCCCGTACGTGAGCCCTCGGAGGCCGTCTCCCCCATTGACGGGGTCATCGTCTCCATGCACCCGCACGCCTTCGTCGTCGTCGACGCCGAGGGGCACGGGGTGCTCACGCACCTGGGTATCGACACCGTTCAGCTCAACGGGGAGGGCTTCGAGCTCCTCGTCAACAAGGGTGACACCGTGACGCGCGGACAGGCCGTCGTGCGCTGGAACCCTGCCGCGGTCGAGGCCGCCGGCAAGTCCGCCATCTGTCCCATCGTGGCCCTGGAGGCCACTGCGGACTCGCTCTCCGACGTCGTCGAGGACGGCGACGTGAAGGCCGGCGACCAGCTCTTCAACTGGAGCTGA
- the ptsP gene encoding phosphoenolpyruvate--protein phosphotransferase, with amino-acid sequence METTLRGVGVSHGVAIGEVRHMGTAVLEPPAKQIPADEAEREQGRARQAVEAVAADLIARGNLAGGEAQAVLEAQAMIAQDPELIADVDRRIVVGSTAERGIYDAFSHYRELLAGAGEYMAGRVADLDDVRNRIVARLLGVPMPGVPDSDEPYVLIARDLAPADTALLDPALVLGFVTEEGGPTSHSAILARALGVPAIVAMPGAGELAEGTLIAVDGSTGELFVDPSEEKKAELTAAAAARKAALSSSSGPGATSDGHKVPLLANVGGPADVPAAVEAGAEGVGLFRTEFLFLDDSKHAPSEEKQIEAYRKVLEAFPEGRVVVRVLDAGADKPLDFLTPVDEPNPALGVRGLRSLLDHPEVLRTQLTALAKAAEGLPVYLEVMAPMVADRTDAKAFADACREAGLRAKFGAMVEIPSAALRARSILQEVEFLSLGTNDLAQYTFAADRQVGAVSRLQDPWQPALLDLVALSADAAKAEGKSCGVCGEAASDPLLACVLTGLGVTSLSMGAASIPYVRATLAKYTLAQCERAAAAARAADTAHEARLAAQAVLSGE; translated from the coding sequence ATGGAGACAACGCTGCGAGGCGTCGGCGTCAGCCACGGTGTGGCGATCGGCGAGGTCCGGCACATGGGCACGGCGGTTCTCGAACCGCCGGCCAAGCAGATTCCGGCCGATGAGGCGGAGCGCGAACAGGGGCGCGCCCGTCAGGCCGTGGAAGCTGTGGCCGCGGACCTGATCGCGCGGGGCAATCTGGCCGGCGGTGAGGCCCAGGCGGTGCTCGAGGCCCAGGCGATGATCGCCCAGGACCCGGAGCTCATCGCCGACGTCGACCGCCGGATCGTGGTCGGCAGCACGGCGGAGCGCGGTATCTACGACGCGTTCTCGCACTACCGGGAGCTGCTCGCGGGTGCCGGTGAGTACATGGCCGGGCGGGTCGCCGACCTGGACGACGTGCGGAACCGGATCGTCGCCCGGCTGCTCGGTGTCCCGATGCCGGGTGTGCCGGACAGTGACGAGCCCTACGTGCTGATCGCGCGGGACCTTGCTCCCGCGGACACGGCGCTGCTCGACCCGGCGCTCGTGCTCGGCTTCGTGACCGAGGAGGGCGGGCCGACCAGCCACAGCGCGATCCTCGCGCGGGCGCTGGGTGTGCCGGCCATCGTGGCGATGCCGGGCGCGGGTGAGCTGGCCGAGGGCACGCTCATCGCGGTCGACGGATCCACCGGTGAGCTCTTCGTGGACCCGAGCGAGGAGAAGAAGGCCGAGCTGACGGCGGCTGCCGCCGCGCGGAAGGCCGCGCTGTCCTCGTCCAGTGGTCCGGGTGCGACCTCGGACGGGCACAAGGTGCCGCTGCTCGCCAACGTCGGTGGTCCGGCGGACGTGCCGGCGGCGGTGGAGGCCGGTGCCGAGGGTGTCGGGCTGTTCCGTACGGAGTTCCTCTTCCTGGACGACAGCAAGCACGCTCCGTCCGAGGAGAAGCAGATCGAGGCCTACCGCAAGGTGCTCGAGGCGTTCCCCGAGGGCCGTGTGGTCGTGCGGGTGCTCGACGCGGGTGCGGACAAGCCGCTGGACTTCCTGACTCCGGTCGACGAGCCGAACCCCGCGCTCGGTGTGCGGGGGCTGCGGTCGCTGCTCGACCACCCGGAGGTGCTGCGGACGCAGCTCACCGCGCTGGCGAAGGCGGCCGAGGGGCTGCCGGTGTACCTCGAGGTCATGGCGCCGATGGTGGCCGACCGTACGGACGCGAAGGCTTTCGCCGACGCGTGCCGTGAGGCGGGGCTGCGGGCGAAGTTCGGTGCGATGGTCGAGATTCCCTCGGCCGCGCTGCGGGCGCGCTCGATCCTCCAGGAGGTCGAGTTCCTGTCGCTGGGCACCAACGACCTGGCCCAGTACACCTTCGCCGCCGACCGTCAGGTCGGTGCGGTGTCGCGGCTCCAGGACCCGTGGCAGCCGGCGCTGCTCGACCTGGTGGCGCTGTCCGCCGACGCGGCCAAGGCCGAGGGCAAGAGCTGTGGTGTCTGTGGCGAGGCCGCTTCGGACCCGCTGCTGGCCTGTGTCCTGACGGGTCTGGGGGTCACCTCCCTGTCCATGGGCGCGGCGTCGATTCCGTACGTGCGGGCAACGCTGGCCAAGTACACGCTGGCGCAGTGCGAGCGGGCCGCGGCCGCGGCGCGTGCGGCGGACACGGCGCACGAGGCGCGCCTGGCCGCTCAGGCGGTGCTGTCCGGGGAGTGA